One region of Miscanthus floridulus cultivar M001 chromosome 19, ASM1932011v1, whole genome shotgun sequence genomic DNA includes:
- the LOC136527583 gene encoding glutamate receptor 2.8-like isoform X2, producing the protein MFIWMDETYSGIHGGFDKNSSGTGTMELEPVFWQENPVMTSKGSDKILDAEPSLNPESKSTNARKLLVERNLGKVCGDNTMKPLRIGVPLKPGFENFVKVSDPCLYCNGTDICSSTKKQNITGYSIDVFEAAMKKLQDPPCYEYCVFDGSYDGLVGSVSSGNLDGAAGDVTITSDRINTVDFTMPYTQSGVALLVRRDRSDPIQWRFLTPLSKELWFATVGFFCFTGFVIWMIERPKNPEYQGSAMGQFSTAAYFAFSTLTFSHGEIVRSPLSRFVVVIWCFLVLVLVQSYTASLSSLLTADRLQPSVKDLNQLLKAGDSVGYQKGSFVHSLLMHRNFTAGKLIPYSSADDYAKALRNGSKNGGVSAIVDEVPYLKAFLSDSRYEEEFEIQDQIFRTPGFGFVFNSCHCQLVNNLSSAILDITGGEASSTIEKEWLGTSTAEDASLTITKADYAPLTLRNFSGLFLVSGLVSSLMLLISIAKLAYARLTGAEDADAVQTAGSTNPATKYHPLENTTDNISVLDHPHPEATNGDHQGGHGSDWSVPEELLNEAIRLERGHNSSASAGECSANAVRDGSAPAQSLKMIEMNIV; encoded by the exons AGTAATGACATCTAAAGGGAGTGACAAGATACTTGACGCTGAACCTTCACTCAATCCAGAATCCAAGAGCACAAATGCCAGAAAATTATTAGTGGAAAGAAACTTGGGGAAGGTGTGCGGTGACAATACTATGAAGCCACTCAGGATTGGTGTGCCACTAAAACCTGGTTTTGAAAATTTTGTGAAGGTTTCCGATCCTTGTTTATATTGCAATGGTACTGATATTTGTTCTAGTACCAAGAAACAAAATATCACTGGCTACAGCATTGATGTCTTTGAAGCTGCTATGAAGAAGCTACAGGACCCTCCATGCTATGAGTATTGTGTTTTCGACGGTTCTTATGACGGTCTAGTAGGCAGCGTATCTTCAGGG AACCTGGACGGAGCAGCAGGTGATGTGACCATAACCTCTGACCGAATCAATACCGTGGACTTCACAATGCCATACACACAGTCGGGCGTGGCTTTGCTTGTGCGCCGTGACCGATCGGATCCAATCCAGTGGAGATTTTTAACCCCACTAAGCAAGGAGCTTTGGTTTGCAACCGTGGGATTCTTCTGCTTCACTGGGTTTGTTATCTGGATGATTGAGAGACCGAAAAATCCGGAGTACCAAGGATCAGCTATGGGACAGTTCAGCACTGCTGCCTACTTTGCTTTCTCCACTCTGACGTTTTCTCACG GTGAAATTGTTAGAAGCCCATTGTCACGATTTGTTGTGGTGATATGGTGTTTTCTAGTGCTGGTCCTGGTACAGAGTTACACAGCAAGTTTGTCATCCTTGTTAACTGCAGATAGGCTCCAGCCTTCGGTGAAGGATCTGAACCAACTTTTGAAGGCTGGCGACTCTGTTGGATACCAGAAGGGGTCATTTGTGCACTCCCTCTTGATGCATAGAAATTTCACCGCAGGAAAGTTAATTCCTTATTCTTCGGCAGATGATTATGCTAAAGCTTTGAGGAATGGATCCAAGAACGGTGGTGTGTCAGCTATCGTTGATGAGGTCCCCTATCTAAAAGCTTTCCTCTCTGACTCAAGATACGAGGAAGAATTCGAGATTCAGGATCAAATATTCAGAACCCCTGGTTTTGGATTT GTATTCAATTCATGTCATTGTCAACTGGTGAATAATCTTTCCAGTGCAATTTTGGACATCACTGGAGGGGAAGCGAGCTCAACAATCGAAAAAGAATGGTTGGGCACAAGCACAGCTGAAGATGCATCGCTGACCATAACCAAGGCAGATTATGCACCTCTCACTCTGCGAAATTTCTCTGGTCTCTTCCTGGTTAGTGGACTTGTATCTTCTCTAATGCTGCTGATAAGCATCGCCAAGTTGGCTTACGCCAGATTGACCGGAGCTGAAGACGCTGATGCAGTACAAACCGCCGGCAGCACGAACCCGGCGACCAAATATCATCCACTTGAGAACACCACGGACAACATTTCTGTCCTTGATCACCCCCATCCTGAAGCCACAAACGGTGATCACCAAGGTGGCCACGGGAGTGATTGGTCTGTCCCTGAGGAGCTCCTCAATGAAGCAATACGCCTCGAACGTGGACATAATAGCAGTGCAAGTGCTGGAGAGTGTAGTGCTAATGCAGTGCGTGATGGCTCTGCGCCTGCACAATCATTGAAGATGATC